The genomic segment CAAAGTGTCTACGTCGGTAGGATTAACAGATAAAATGCCTTCTCCTAAAGCTAAAAACCCCGTTCGCAGCGGTGGAAGCCCGGTTCTCGGAAGCTCCAACGGCCGCTATGAGTTCATGTCGCTGACGAAGCCGTTGAACCGGTCCTCGCCGTCGCATCTCCTCCAGCGGCAGGGCTCCGAGCCGGCAACGGCTCGCCTCCGAGCATCGGAGAGCCCCACTCGGCGCCGGGGCTCCAGCTCCTCCACGGGCTCCGCGAGCGGCCAGGGGCTGTCAGAAGAGGACGGTATACGGCTCAACCCCTCCTTCATCCGCGTAGCGCTCAGCTCGCTTCTCGCCATCGACCTGTGGATGTCCAAGCGGCTGGGGGTGTGTGCCTGTGAGGACTCTTCCTGGGGCAGTGTGCGTCCGTTGATGAAACTGATAGAGATATCGGGACATGGCATCCCCTGGCTGGCTGGTACCGCCTACTGTCTGTACAAGAGTGACAGTGCTGCAGGGCAAGAAGTCATGCTCAACCTTCTCATGGGTAAAACGCTCTGCTATTTGTGTTCCTTCTTATGTTGCCAACCTGTGTCTCCCTCTAGGAGGGAATTAACACATAcatatttagatagatagacagacagagaatctgttgcttcacaacataaaagaaaaaacattctaaaatcaacataaaaatgaGATCACACACATGACAACACAATATCCTAAGAATTAACTGTaataactagaaaatgcatttcctgcagaaaaggcgtgggaatgctgaatagctgaattgctaaagctaaactggatgaatagcttaaatccgtaagaagaagttgaagtagtgagagtagttgaaaaagtggaaatcgttttaataagtatgaatttcattaaaaagttaaaagttgACGCTAAACTGAATTGTCGGctttaaaagttgaaaaatgacaaaatatgtagaacattgtgaggtctgagtatagagacagagacagacagaaagagacacagagacagacagacagacagaagtggaacgcaaaagatatagactaatgttcatattatTGCCAGTAGTATTCAGTTCAACTGTCTGTGGaagtgttgtcatggtaacgtATGACCAGTGAAAACATCCT from the Sander vitreus isolate 19-12246 chromosome 9, sanVit1, whole genome shotgun sequence genome contains:
- the plpp6 gene encoding polyisoprenoid diphosphate/phosphate phosphohydrolase PLPP6; protein product: MPSPKAKNPVRSGGSPVLGSSNGRYEFMSLTKPLNRSSPSHLLQRQGSEPATARLRASESPTRRRGSSSSTGSASGQGLSEEDGIRLNPSFIRVALSSLLAIDLWMSKRLGVCACEDSSWGSVRPLMKLIEISGHGIPWLAGTAYCLYKSDSAAGQEVMLNLLMGLLLDLVLVAIVKAVVRRRRPAHNRMDMFATFSVDRYSFPSGHATRAAMCGRFLLAHLVLAAPLRVLVLLWASLVGLSRVMLGRHNVTDVMFGFWMGYCQYNLVEMLWLSPQTLQGLLGQLA